From Prionailurus viverrinus isolate Anna chromosome B2, UM_Priviv_1.0, whole genome shotgun sequence, the proteins below share one genomic window:
- the NRSN1 gene encoding neurensin-1 isoform X1, with product MLSFQLGRMSSCSNICGTKQAQAAPEGGHQRYGVRSYLHQFYEDCTTSIWEYEDDFQIQRSPNRWSSVFWKVGLISGTVFVILGLTVLAAGFLVPPKIEAFGEADFVVVDTHAVQFNSALDVCKLAGAVLFCLGGTSMAGCLLMSVFAKSYSQEEKFLQQKFKERIADIKAHAQPITKAPGPGETKIPVTLSRVQNVQPVAAT from the exons ATGTTGTCATTCCAGCTGGGAAGGATGAGTTCTTGCAGCAACATCTGTGGCACCAAGCAAGCACAGGCCGCTCCTGAGGGCGGGCACCAGCGCTACGGAGTCCGGTCCTACCTGCACCAGTTTTATGAGGACTGTACCACCTCGATCTGGGAGTATGAGGATGATTTCCAGATCCAGAGATCACCTAACAGGTGGAGCTCAGTATTCTGGAAG gtcGGACTCATCTCCGGCACGGTCTTCGTGATCCTTGGACTGACTGTCCTGGCGGCGGGCTTTCTCGTGCCCCCCAAGATCGAAGCCTTCGGCGAAGCCGATTTTGTGGTGGTCGACACCCATGCCGTCCAGTTTAACAGCGCTCTTGACGTGTGCAAGCTGGCGGGGGCCGTTCTCTTCTGCCTCGGGGGCACGTCCATGGCAGGGTGCCTGCTGATGTCGGTGTTCGCCAAGAGCTACTCCCAAGAAGAAAAGTTCCTTCAGCAGAAGTTTAAAGAGCGAATTGCAGACATCAAGGCCCACGCCCAGCCCATCACAAAAGCTCCGGGCCCGGGGGAAACCAAGATTCCGGTCACTTTGTCCAGGGTTCAAAATGTGCAGCCTGTAGCGGCAACCTGA
- the NRSN1 gene encoding neurensin-1 isoform X2 — protein sequence MSSCSNICGTKQAQAAPEGGHQRYGVRSYLHQFYEDCTTSIWEYEDDFQIQRSPNRWSSVFWKVGLISGTVFVILGLTVLAAGFLVPPKIEAFGEADFVVVDTHAVQFNSALDVCKLAGAVLFCLGGTSMAGCLLMSVFAKSYSQEEKFLQQKFKERIADIKAHAQPITKAPGPGETKIPVTLSRVQNVQPVAAT from the exons ATGAGTTCTTGCAGCAACATCTGTGGCACCAAGCAAGCACAGGCCGCTCCTGAGGGCGGGCACCAGCGCTACGGAGTCCGGTCCTACCTGCACCAGTTTTATGAGGACTGTACCACCTCGATCTGGGAGTATGAGGATGATTTCCAGATCCAGAGATCACCTAACAGGTGGAGCTCAGTATTCTGGAAG gtcGGACTCATCTCCGGCACGGTCTTCGTGATCCTTGGACTGACTGTCCTGGCGGCGGGCTTTCTCGTGCCCCCCAAGATCGAAGCCTTCGGCGAAGCCGATTTTGTGGTGGTCGACACCCATGCCGTCCAGTTTAACAGCGCTCTTGACGTGTGCAAGCTGGCGGGGGCCGTTCTCTTCTGCCTCGGGGGCACGTCCATGGCAGGGTGCCTGCTGATGTCGGTGTTCGCCAAGAGCTACTCCCAAGAAGAAAAGTTCCTTCAGCAGAAGTTTAAAGAGCGAATTGCAGACATCAAGGCCCACGCCCAGCCCATCACAAAAGCTCCGGGCCCGGGGGAAACCAAGATTCCGGTCACTTTGTCCAGGGTTCAAAATGTGCAGCCTGTAGCGGCAACCTGA